ACAGAAATACGCAGCCAAAGAGTAGGACTAACACTCTTTGGCTGCTACCACAGAACCTTATGGGGGTAGGTTGCTATGGATAAGCAATATGATAATGAAAAAACGATCATTTTCAACAACTTAGCAAGGGCACCCCAAAACACCCTCTGCTCATTTTCTGTACCTAAAAATCACCATTTGTCGCGAAAAAACTCACCAAAAACCATTGCGACGACAAAATATTTTCGTTTAGTATTTGCCCAGATTTTTACAATCTACACAAAACATGCGCAGTACGTGGGTGCGACAACACCCACGTACTGCTAATCAAACCTACCACGACAGGAGTGGCAAGTATGACTGGCAGACATAGTACAGATCTGCCCAGTGCATTCAACTGGCGTATGCGGCCAGAAGCTGCACTGGCACAAAAAATCTTTTTCATAGGGGGGTATTTCCTATGAAGAGGACTTTCGAACACTTTCAACAATCCCCCATTATTGCCACGCACCATGCACTGCTGGCCGTGAAAGACCTGTCGCACCAATATATTGCGGCCAGTTACGGCTATGCGGACTACGCCGGACAGCCTGTAGAACAACTGATTGGTCTGACCGATGAAGATTTGCTCTGGCAGGAACAGGCCGCTGACGTCATCGCACACGACCTCGCTGTGCTCTGTGGCGACACATCCGTTAGATTGTTTAGATTCGAGCATCCAAACAATTCACGGCGCACATTCCTGCTTCGATACACCGTGGCGCTGCCAAACAATGCAGGTCAGCTTGCAGGCACTCACAC
This window of the Shewanella khirikhana genome carries:
- a CDS encoding helix-turn-helix transcriptional regulator, translating into MKRTFEHFQQSPIIATHHALLAVKDLSHQYIAASYGYADYAGQPVEQLIGLTDEDLLWQEQAADVIAHDLAVLCGDTSVRLFRFEHPNNSRRTFLLRYTVALPNNAGQLAGTHTLLLPLSDDELEQLTAPRLMHQVANLSKKEFVILSMLMNGVSRKAILEQENISISTYDTHLQRLKKKFRVSTTHELIIEVARRDLFPFPDTIYP